One region of Chanodichthys erythropterus isolate Z2021 chromosome 24, ASM2448905v1, whole genome shotgun sequence genomic DNA includes:
- the tnni4b.1 gene encoding troponin I, slow skeletal muscle, producing MLAAEKEQNKRERDDALTERVPPLKLSGLSAQELQELCKELSRKIDVVDDARYDLEMKVAKNEKEIQSLTQKIWEMKGSKQRTKLKRVKKSHDAMFGALTESKMASKADFKANLKTVKKEEEKKEEVTDWRKNVEAMAGMEGRKKLFNAAQ from the exons ATGCTGGCAGCTGAAAAAGAgcagaataaaagagaaagaGACGATGCTCTTACTGAGAGGGTTCCTCCTCTCAAACTATCTGGTCTGTCTGCACAGGAGCTCCAG GAACTTTGCAAAGAGCTTTCCCGCAAGATTGATGTCGTTGACGACGCCCGATATGATCTTGAAATGAAAGTggctaaaaatgaaaaagag ATCCAGTCCCTGACCCAGAAGATTTGGGAAATGAAGGGTTCAAAGCAACGAACCAAACTGAAGAGGGTTAAGAAGTCACATGATGCCATGTTTGGTGCTCTGACTGAATCCAAAATGGCATCAAAGGCAGATTTCAAGGCCAACCTAAAGACAGtaaagaaagaagaagaaaag AAAGAAGAGGTGACTGACTGGCGTAAGAATGTGGAAGCCATGGCTGGAATGGAGGGCAGGAAGAAGCTGTTTAATGctgcacaataa
- the LOC137015458 gene encoding troponin I, slow skeletal muscle-like, producing the protein MLKFFQRPKSKISASRRLFLKTKLLKKATSMLVTEKEDKQRERETTLSERVPPLKLSGLSVQELQALCKDLHQKIDVVDEERYDIAAKVSKNEKEITDLNIKITELRGKMKRPALKRVKISADAMLGALLGSKVKESVDFKANLKTVKKEEEKKEEVTDWRKNVEAMSGMEGRKKLFDAGQ; encoded by the exons ATGCTTAAATTCTTTCAGCGACCCAAATCTAAGATTTCAGCTTCCAGGAGGTTGTTCTTAAAG ACAAAGCTCCTGAAGAAAGCAACATCTATGCTTGTTACTGAAAAAGAAGacaagcagagagagagagagaccaccTTGAGTGAGAGAGTGCCACCTCTAAAGCTGTCCGGTCTTTCTGTTCAAGAGCTTCAG GCTCTCTGCAAAGACCTCCATCAAAAGATTGATGTTGTAGATGAAGAAAGGTATGACATCGCTGCCAAGgtttccaaaaatgaaaaggag ATTACAGATTTGAACATCAAGATTACCGAACTTAGAGGTAAAATGAAGAGACCTGCACTGAAGAGGGTGAAGATCTCTGCTGATGCCATGTTGGGAGCTCTTCTGGGCTCCAAGGTCAAAGAGTCTGTGGATTTTAAAGCCAACCTCAAGACAGTCAAGAAAGAAGAGGAGAAG AAAGAAGAGGTGACTGACTGGCGTAAGAATGTGGAGGCCATGTCTGGAATGGAGGGCAGGAAGAAGCTGTTTGACGCTGGACAATAG